One genomic region from Rosa rugosa chromosome 1, drRosRugo1.1, whole genome shotgun sequence encodes:
- the LOC133737889 gene encoding AP2-like ethylene-responsive transcription factor At1g16060, with protein sequence MAKTSQKIQKNTTPSSSNNSNTTTSTTTSSPPATKVKRTRKSVRRDSPPQRSSIYRGVTRHRWTGRYEAHLWDKNCWNESQNKKGRQGAYDDEEAAARAYDLAALKYWGQDTILNLPVSTYEEELKEMDGQSKEEYIGSLRRKSSGFSRGVSKYRGVARHHHNGRWEARIGRVFGNKYLYLGTYATQEEAATAYDMAAIEYRGLNAVTNFDLSRYIKSLCPNNENVPNNTQPNPNADLSSIQNADSKVGLGLMPHNPSPSTSESMVAVPGPGSGSSASSALGLLLQSPKFKEMLERTSVADCSSTTTLEPNMPRRSFPDDIQTYFDCQDLNSYAEGDDIIFGELNSFASPVFHCELDA encoded by the exons ATGGCGAAAACCTCACAGAAGATCCAAAAGAATACAACTCCAAGCTCTAGCAATAATAGCAACACCACCACTAGTACTACTACTAGTAGTCCTCCGGCCACGAAGGTCAAGCGGACGCGTAAAAGTGTACGCCGCGACTCTCCGCCTCAGCGGAGCTCCATCTACAGAGGAGTCACAAG GCATCGATGGACTGGTCGGTATGAAGCTCATTTGTGGGATAAGAACTGTTGGAATGAGTCACAGAACAAGAAAGGAAGACAAG GGGcatatgatgatgaagaagctGCTGCACGTGCCTATGACTTGGCAGCATTAAAGTACTGGGGACAAGATACAATCCTCAATTTGCCA GTTTCCACCTATGAGGAAGAGCTCAAAGAAATGGACGGTCAGTCTAAAGAAGAATACATTGGATCATTGAGGAG GAAGAGTAGTGGATTTTCTCGTGGCGTTTCAAAATATAGAGGCGTAGCGAG ACACCACCATAATGGAAGATGGGAGGCTCGAATTGGAAGAGTATTTGGAAACAAATATCTCTACCTTGGAACCTATG CGACGCAAGAAGAAGCAGCTACAGCTTACGACATGGCAGCAATAGAGTATCGTGGACTTAATGCCGTAACGAACTTCGATCTTAGCCGTTACATCAAATCACTGTGCCCCAATAATGAGAACGTTCCCAACAACACGCAACCAAACCCTAATGCTGACCTCAGTTCGATTCAAAACGCTGATTCTAAGGTAGGGTTAGGGCTTATGCCCCACAACCCGAGTCCGAGCACTAGCGAGTCAATGGTAGCAGTTCCAGGGCCGGGGAGTGGTTCGTCGGCGTCATCTGCACTAGGGCTTTTATTGCAGTCCCCTAAGTTCAAGGAAATGCTCGAGAGGACGTCAGTGGCAGACTGCTCGTCGACGACGACTTTGGAGCCAAACATGCCCCGCCGGAGTTTCCCCGATGACATTCAAACGTACTTTGATTGCCAAGATTTGAATAGCTATGCAGAAGGAGACGACATTATTTTCGGGGAGTTAAACTCATTTGCTTCACCTGTTTTTCATTGTGAACTTGATGCCTGA